From the Cryptomeria japonica chromosome 2, Sugi_1.0, whole genome shotgun sequence genome, one window contains:
- the LOC131861640 gene encoding uncharacterized protein LOC131861640 produces MAGTGSASASASSSSVANVRTENAPFKIDQDSPLWHYTTMIKPVSGGGGFVWQCNHCGTEYTSSYFRVKGHLCFIPGRGIKFCKGSDGKGLSKALVLGYIKEQEEADRRSSKAKTDHPLVHPSSMSKRPSSSIGSTRPAGSHPFMQNPPVDAVENQNVVASRKRGPLDFAFKNELREIADSKIGRCLYGNGLPFNLVRSPYFRDMVHTLCNTPSDYVCPGYEKVRTTLLAKEKASVESQLKVIKDTWQETGVTIVSDGWKDIKNRPLINVIAVCPKGAMFLKAVDCEGQVKDASFIANILIECIDMVGPQNVVQVVTDNAKNCRAAGTIVEATYGHIFWTPCAVHSLNLIMQKLGTQIDWVKKLYVEGEEIQMFVTNHHMSQAIFRTFSKLELLKVAETRFASHTLVLRRLLKVRDALSSMVINSLWSVWKQSHTKRALKAASALISPNGILLEANVLHLVVKAVFNLSSGSTIT; encoded by the exons atggctggaactggaagtgcaagtgcaagtgcaagctctagttcaGTTGCAAATGTCCGAACTGAAAATGCcccctttaaaattgatcaagattcaccactttggcattatacaacaatgatcaagccagtgtctggtggtgggggttttgtttggcaatgcaaccattgtggcactgagtataccagctcatactttcgagtgaaaggccacctttgtttcatccctgggcgtggaataaaattttgtaagggatcagatggcaaggggctgtcaaaagctctagttttgggatATATTAAAGAACAAGAGGAAGCTGATAGGAGAAGTAGCAAAGCAAAGACTGATCATCCTCTTGTCCATCCAAGCTCAATGTCTAAGAGGCCTTCTAGTAGCATTGGCTCCACAAGACCAGCTGGTTCACATCCTTTCATGCAAAACCCACCAGTTGATGCAGTAGAGAATCAGAATGTTGTGGCTTCacggaaaagaggcccattggattttgccttcaaaaatgaactgagagagattgcagattccaaaattggacgttgcctttatggcaatgggcttcctttcaaccttgttagatcaccttactttcgggacatggtgcatactctttgcaatacaccttctgattatgtttgtccagggtatgaaaaggtgagaaccaccttattggcaaaggagaaagcatccgtagagtcacagttgaaggtcatcaaagatacatggcaggaaacaggtgtgaccattgtttctgatggatggaaagatattaaaaataggccattgatcaatgttatagcagtgtgtcctaaaggggcaatgtttttgaaagcagtggattgtgaggggcaagtgaaagatgcaagtttcattgccaatatcttgatagaatgcattgacatggtggggcctcaaaatgttgtccaagttgtaactgacaatgctaaaaattgtagggcagcagggactatagtggaggctacatatggtcacatcttttggacaccatgcgcagtacactcactcaatttaatcatgcaaaagcttggcacacaaattgattgggtgaaaaaactatatgtggagggcgaggagattcaaatgtttgtgactaatcatcatatgtcacaagccattttcaggaccttctccaagttggagttgttgaag gttgctgaaacacgatttgcatctcacacgctcgtcttaagacgacttctgAAGGTGCGAGAcgccttgagttctatggtcatcaacagcttgtggagtgtatggaagcagtCCCACACAAAAAGAgctctaaaa